The following proteins are encoded in a genomic region of Galbibacter sp. BG1:
- the hemB gene encoding porphobilinogen synthase, which produces MYPLRRNRRLRTNEAIRSLVQETIITPNDFLVPLFVVEGKNIKEEIASMPNYFRFSLDLLEKEVKELWKIGLKSVLLFVKVPDNLKDNKGTEALNNHGLMQRAIKTVKNAVPDMLVMTDVALDPYSSYGHDGIVENGQILNDASSEVLAKMAVSHAQAGADFVAPSDMMDGRILKLREALESQGFINTGIMSYSAKYASAFYGPFRDALDSAPVDAENIPKDKRTYQMDPANRTEALKETQMDIDEGADIVMVKPGLCYLDIVRDLKNSFEVPVAVYQVSGEYAMIKAASEKGWLDHDAVILEQTLAIKRAGADIIASYFAKDVVKLIS; this is translated from the coding sequence ATGTATCCATTAAGAAGAAATAGAAGGTTAAGAACAAACGAAGCGATAAGAAGCTTGGTGCAAGAAACTATAATAACGCCCAACGATTTCTTGGTCCCTCTATTTGTAGTGGAAGGAAAAAATATTAAGGAAGAAATTGCTTCGATGCCAAATTATTTTAGGTTTAGCTTAGATCTTTTGGAAAAAGAGGTAAAAGAGCTCTGGAAAATAGGTTTAAAATCGGTTTTACTTTTTGTAAAGGTTCCAGACAACTTGAAAGACAACAAAGGCACAGAAGCTCTAAATAACCACGGTTTGATGCAGAGAGCCATTAAAACGGTAAAAAATGCAGTACCAGATATGCTGGTAATGACCGATGTTGCTTTAGACCCATATTCTTCTTATGGGCATGATGGTATCGTGGAAAACGGACAAATTTTGAATGATGCTTCTTCGGAAGTACTGGCAAAAATGGCCGTTTCCCATGCTCAGGCAGGAGCCGATTTTGTGGCCCCTAGTGATATGATGGACGGAAGAATACTAAAACTACGGGAAGCATTGGAAAGTCAAGGTTTTATAAACACAGGAATTATGAGTTACAGCGCCAAATATGCATCGGCATTTTACGGCCCTTTTAGGGATGCTTTAGACTCTGCCCCGGTAGACGCCGAAAACATTCCTAAAGATAAAAGAACATACCAAATGGATCCAGCCAATCGAACGGAAGCTCTTAAGGAAACCCAAATGGATATCGATGAAGGTGCAGATATTGTGATGGTTAAACCCGGCCTTTGCTATTTGGATATTGTTCGGGACCTTAAAAACAGTTTTGAAGTTCCAGTTGCCGTCTACCAAGTTAGCGGTGAATATGCAATGATAAAAGCAGCTTCAGAAAAAGGATGGTTAGACCATGATGCCGTTATTTTAGAACAAACTTTAGCTATTAAAAGAGCCGGTGCAGATATTATTGCAAGCTATTTTGCCAAAGATGTGGTAAAACTTATCTCCTAA
- a CDS encoding CNNM domain-containing protein encodes MGLLILFALVSIFFSFLCSVLEAVFLSVTPTFINVKKQEGKAYAFTLESLKQNVDEPLIAILTINTIAHTVGAILVGVQAEKLPYKIDILGFNIVGVVSAIMTILILVVSEIIPKTIGATYWRTLGNFTAKALTIMIFPLKWTGIIWVLKLTTKVIGGKSAHGSVFSREDFTAMADIAQEEGVFQESESTMIKNLMRFDQIWAKDIMTPRTVMKTASEDLTIEEFFQKNPKLRFSRIPIYKNNTDNITGFVLKDQVLEAMIEGKGGEKLNTLRRDILISKRSIPLPELFEKFIHNQDHIALVVDEYGSISGLVTMEDLIETILGLEIVDESDNVEDLQLLARRNWQIRAERMGIFDNPIEKDIPNDDTSGN; translated from the coding sequence ATGGGATTACTCATTTTATTTGCCCTTGTATCAATATTTTTCTCGTTTCTATGCTCTGTGCTCGAAGCCGTATTTCTTAGTGTTACGCCCACTTTTATCAACGTAAAGAAACAGGAAGGTAAAGCATATGCTTTTACTCTCGAAAGTTTAAAGCAAAACGTAGACGAACCGCTTATTGCCATCCTCACCATTAACACAATCGCACATACGGTTGGTGCTATACTGGTTGGGGTTCAGGCCGAAAAGCTTCCGTATAAAATAGATATTTTAGGTTTTAATATTGTAGGTGTTGTTTCTGCAATTATGACCATTCTTATTTTAGTGGTTTCAGAAATTATTCCAAAAACTATTGGTGCTACTTACTGGAGAACCCTCGGTAATTTTACGGCAAAAGCCCTTACAATTATGATTTTTCCTTTAAAATGGACCGGTATTATTTGGGTACTTAAACTAACCACCAAGGTTATTGGCGGAAAGAGTGCCCATGGCTCTGTTTTTAGTAGGGAAGATTTTACAGCCATGGCAGACATCGCTCAAGAAGAAGGTGTTTTCCAGGAATCGGAGTCTACAATGATTAAAAACTTAATGCGTTTCGACCAGATTTGGGCCAAAGATATTATGACCCCCAGGACGGTTATGAAAACCGCTTCGGAAGATTTGACTATTGAAGAGTTTTTTCAAAAAAATCCGAAATTACGCTTCTCCCGCATTCCTATTTATAAAAATAACACAGATAATATAACCGGCTTTGTTCTAAAGGATCAAGTTCTGGAAGCTATGATTGAAGGTAAAGGCGGTGAAAAACTAAATACGTTAAGAAGGGATATTTTAATCTCGAAAAGAAGCATTCCACTTCCCGAATTATTCGAAAAATTTATCCACAACCAAGACCATATTGCACTTGTAGTAGACGAATACGGCTCCATTAGTGGCCTTGTTACTATGGAAGATCTTATTGAGACCATCTTAGGTTTAGAAATTGTGGATGAAAGCGATAACGTAGAAGATCTTCAGCTTTTGGCCCGCAGAAATTGGCAAATACGGGCAGAAAGAATGGGTATTTTTGACAATCCTATTGAAAAGGACATCCCAAATGACGACACAAGCGGTAATTAA
- a CDS encoding S8 family serine peptidase, which yields MKTILHTSRIAFAVLTAILFFNVQNVSSQHTFQKVSDLERHHSENLISISKKLKNRATLQKRAAHQLALTKGWEVSKKLSNGGYMELEKIGPDGAPIYFTTFNDNVVYTSRSNSLYRTGDLHLDVDGLGMYVGVWDSGNALMTHQEFTGRIKSGDNSKRTSGHATHVLGTIMAAGVDQKAKGVAYNAEGVTFDWSNDEAEVAEAAANGMLLSNHSYGISGRTIPDWYFGAYIYQAQEWDEIMYNAPYYLMVTAAGNTQQYQYNEAPNFGNAADAYDLLLGYAVSKNGLTVAAADNVVLDDKENLVSASIASFSNFGPTDDGRIKPDITGEGVNVYSAYDDNDASYIAQSGTSMAAPGVTGSLLLLQQYYKETHNKFMKAATVKGLALHTADEAGDFPGPDYRFGWGIINTKKAAETISKAGFESEIIEETLQNGNTFTMEVEAEKGQTLMASISWTDLANPTKNEGKLNDATAVLVNDLDIVITKEGEENAHYPWKLSVSDINSGAQKGINNVDPFEKIEIPNASGKYTITITHKGNLATTAQNFSLILTGIKGSDCVLETPTNLITSEASETTAKLAWENVEDAIYEVAFRIKSDNKSTENSWNTVLSSENTKEISELSQNTVYEWKVRTLCSELAESAYSDLKSFKTKFIDTEAPSAVKQINANTITQTSFQLDWNASQDNVATQSYEVYLDGIQLNSTTSNTLSVEGLKANTNYTVVIVAVDAAGNTSEKSMEYPVKTLSEEKLAEVLISNDFEQGIGTWSAAGIWGASKGKYSLDNSIAASSRETGLASIVTPGMNILPYEKIVIDFYMLATATKNNDKVVVSIDNGNGWDEIETYTVNSDIENGYFYEATISLTNKELKFSNNTRVKIETQIVNHTTSIYIDNVTVKGFTNTENKESSLDKLAAMDASELLETEEDIKRISVYPNPTVNSIEINGLTATNDAFQIYNASGSLVNSGNGFNKMIDVSNLPAGMYIVSVQQDGKVTGTKFMKK from the coding sequence ATGAAAACTATCCTACACACTTCGAGAATTGCTTTTGCTGTTTTAACGGCAATTTTGTTTTTCAATGTTCAAAATGTGTCATCGCAGCATACTTTTCAAAAAGTAAGCGACCTTGAAAGACATCATAGTGAAAACCTAATTTCAATTTCCAAAAAACTTAAAAACAGAGCGACACTTCAAAAGAGAGCTGCACACCAATTGGCCTTAACCAAAGGCTGGGAGGTTTCCAAAAAACTTTCTAATGGTGGATATATGGAATTAGAGAAAATTGGACCAGATGGCGCCCCAATATACTTTACTACATTCAACGATAATGTAGTGTATACATCTCGGTCCAATTCTCTATACCGCACAGGAGATTTGCATTTAGACGTAGATGGTTTGGGAATGTATGTAGGTGTTTGGGACAGTGGTAACGCTTTAATGACGCACCAAGAGTTTACCGGTAGAATAAAATCGGGAGACAATTCTAAGAGAACTAGCGGGCATGCTACACACGTTTTAGGAACTATTATGGCAGCTGGGGTAGACCAAAAGGCAAAAGGTGTGGCCTACAATGCAGAAGGTGTTACTTTCGATTGGTCTAACGACGAAGCTGAGGTTGCCGAGGCTGCCGCAAACGGAATGTTGCTTTCTAACCACTCTTATGGAATTAGCGGAAGAACAATTCCAGATTGGTATTTTGGTGCATACATCTACCAAGCTCAGGAATGGGATGAGATTATGTATAACGCTCCTTACTACTTAATGGTAACAGCGGCTGGAAATACACAACAATATCAATACAACGAAGCTCCAAATTTTGGTAACGCGGCAGATGCTTACGATCTTCTTTTGGGTTATGCCGTTTCTAAAAATGGATTGACCGTAGCGGCTGCAGATAACGTAGTTTTAGATGACAAGGAAAACTTAGTGAGCGCTTCTATCGCTTCCTTCAGTAATTTCGGTCCAACCGATGACGGAAGAATAAAGCCAGATATTACAGGAGAAGGTGTAAATGTATATTCTGCTTACGACGATAACGACGCCAGCTACATTGCACAATCGGGTACTTCTATGGCTGCACCAGGTGTTACAGGGTCTCTTTTATTGCTTCAACAGTATTATAAAGAAACGCATAACAAATTTATGAAAGCGGCAACAGTTAAAGGTTTGGCATTGCATACGGCAGATGAGGCTGGAGATTTTCCTGGGCCAGACTACAGATTTGGATGGGGAATTATAAACACCAAAAAGGCGGCTGAAACAATTTCTAAAGCCGGATTTGAATCTGAGATTATTGAAGAAACTCTTCAAAATGGAAATACTTTTACAATGGAAGTAGAAGCAGAAAAAGGACAAACCTTAATGGCTTCTATATCATGGACAGACTTAGCCAACCCAACCAAAAACGAGGGAAAATTAAACGATGCCACCGCTGTTTTGGTAAACGATCTCGATATCGTAATTACCAAAGAAGGTGAAGAGAATGCACACTATCCTTGGAAATTGTCTGTTTCAGATATCAATTCTGGAGCACAGAAAGGAATCAACAATGTAGATCCTTTTGAGAAAATTGAAATTCCAAATGCTTCAGGAAAATATACTATTACAATTACCCATAAAGGAAACTTAGCTACTACTGCTCAGAACTTTTCTTTAATCCTTACTGGAATAAAAGGAAGCGATTGCGTGCTGGAAACCCCTACAAACTTAATTACTTCTGAAGCTTCTGAGACAACAGCTAAATTAGCTTGGGAAAATGTGGAAGATGCTATCTACGAAGTAGCCTTCAGAATTAAAAGTGACAATAAATCTACAGAAAACTCATGGAATACGGTTTTAAGTTCTGAAAACACTAAAGAAATTAGCGAATTATCGCAAAATACCGTTTATGAGTGGAAAGTAAGAACCTTATGTTCAGAATTGGCGGAATCTGCTTATAGCGACCTTAAAAGTTTTAAAACTAAATTTATCGATACAGAGGCGCCAAGTGCAGTGAAGCAAATAAACGCGAATACAATTACTCAAACTTCTTTTCAACTAGATTGGAATGCTTCTCAAGATAATGTGGCTACTCAATCTTACGAAGTTTATTTAGATGGGATTCAGTTGAATTCAACTACTTCAAATACACTTTCTGTTGAGGGATTAAAAGCGAATACCAACTATACTGTGGTAATCGTAGCTGTAGATGCAGCTGGAAATACTTCAGAAAAAAGTATGGAGTACCCAGTTAAGACCTTATCTGAAGAGAAATTGGCAGAAGTTTTAATCTCGAACGATTTTGAGCAAGGTATCGGGACTTGGAGTGCTGCAGGAATTTGGGGAGCAAGCAAAGGGAAATACAGTTTGGATAACAGTATTGCTGCCAGCAGTCGTGAAACTGGTTTGGCATCGATAGTAACGCCTGGAATGAATATTTTACCTTACGAAAAAATTGTAATTGACTTCTATATGTTGGCTACCGCTACAAAGAATAATGACAAAGTTGTAGTTTCCATAGACAATGGTAATGGATGGGATGAAATTGAAACCTATACTGTAAATTCTGATATTGAAAATGGATATTTTTACGAAGCAACCATTTCTCTAACTAACAAAGAATTAAAATTTTCCAACAATACACGTGTTAAAATAGAAACACAAATTGTAAACCATACTACCAGTATCTACATTGATAATGTTACGGTAAAAGGGTTTACAAATACAGAAAACAAAGAAAGTTCTTTGGATAAGTTAGCAGCAATGGATGCTAGTGAATTGTTAGAAACAGAGGAAGATATTAAGAGAATAAGCGTTTACCCAAATCCAACGGTTAATTCTATAGAAATAAACGGCCTTACCGCTACCAACGATGCTTTCCAGATCTATAATGCTTCTGGGAGTTTGGTAAACAGCGGAAATGGATTTAACAAAATGATAGATGTTTCCAACCTTCCTGCTGGGATGTATATAGTTTCTGTACAGCAAGACGGAAAAGTTACAGGGACTAAGTTTATGAAGAAATAA
- a CDS encoding DinB family protein, whose product MRTQLTFVLFFISLYGNAQNPSVLAFSEKWDNSKNYLLEIAKSLPEEKYSYKPTEREMSFKEQLLHIKQNMDWLGKAYFNAEIQEEDLKNIDKQALIEALTHSFDSVKEAVLKTEESVFNEKIDFFAGEKTKWQILNLLQDHVTHHRGQLIVYLNLNNIKPPKYVGW is encoded by the coding sequence ATGCGAACACAGCTTACTTTTGTTTTATTTTTTATTTCACTTTACGGAAACGCCCAAAACCCATCCGTGTTGGCGTTTAGTGAAAAATGGGATAATTCTAAAAACTATCTCTTGGAGATTGCTAAAAGCCTTCCTGAAGAAAAGTACTCCTACAAACCTACCGAGCGTGAAATGAGTTTTAAAGAGCAATTGCTTCATATAAAGCAAAATATGGATTGGTTGGGAAAAGCTTATTTTAATGCTGAAATTCAAGAGGAAGATTTGAAGAACATAGATAAACAAGCTCTTATTGAAGCTTTGACTCATTCTTTTGACAGCGTAAAAGAAGCGGTTCTTAAAACCGAAGAAAGCGTTTTTAACGAAAAAATTGATTTCTTTGCCGGCGAAAAAACAAAATGGCAGATTTTAAATCTACTTCAAGATCATGTAACCCACCACAGGGGACAACTTATAGTTTATTTAAATCTCAACAATATCAAACCACCCAAATATGTTGGTTGGTAA
- a CDS encoding methylated-DNA--[protein]-cysteine S-methyltransferase, which yields MTTQAVIKTPLGFTRITGDANGINAITVLEEKSEETQPVPENLLEAILQLKEYFNGERTTFSFKMNPKGTTFQQSVWKELLKIPFGKTTSYLELSKRLGDVKAIRAVASANGKNPLWIVVPCHRVIGSDGSLTGYAGGLWRKKWLLEHESPSPQQKLF from the coding sequence ATGACGACACAAGCGGTAATTAAAACTCCTTTGGGTTTTACTAGAATTACAGGAGATGCCAACGGCATCAATGCTATTACTGTATTGGAGGAAAAAAGTGAGGAAACCCAACCTGTTCCAGAAAATCTTTTGGAAGCAATACTTCAGCTAAAAGAATATTTTAACGGGGAACGAACAACTTTCAGCTTTAAAATGAATCCAAAAGGCACGACTTTTCAACAGAGTGTATGGAAAGAATTGTTAAAAATCCCTTTTGGGAAAACCACTTCCTACCTGGAGCTTTCCAAGAGATTGGGAGATGTAAAGGCCATTAGGGCTGTAGCTTCTGCCAATGGTAAAAATCCGCTTTGGATTGTTGTTCCGTGTCACCGTGTTATAGGTAGCGACGGTTCTTTAACCGGTTATGCTGGAGGCCTGTGGCGTAAAAAATGGCTTTTGGAACATGAAAGTCCGTCACCACAACAAAAACTCTTTTAG
- the hemF gene encoding oxygen-dependent coproporphyrinogen oxidase — translation MKQKFYQYIQNLQDTITSKLEAIDGKATFQQDLWKRPEGGGGRTRVIENGAVFEKGGVNISAVHGALPPAMQTYFKVKDCDFFACGLSLVLHPKNPFVPTVHANWRYFEMYDKEGEILDSWFGGGQDLTPYYLFDEDAIHFHRTCKTACDKHDANFYPEYKEKCDSYFWNAHRNEARGVGGLFFDYCKASEAKTMEDWYNFVTEVGDSFLDGYVPIVEKRKDISYTKAHRNWQEIRRGRYVEFNLVHDKGTLFGLKTNGRIESILMSLPPYVQWVYDHHPDKGSEEERLLKVLEHPKNWL, via the coding sequence ATGAAACAGAAATTTTATCAATATATTCAGAACTTACAAGACACCATTACTTCTAAGCTGGAAGCCATTGATGGAAAAGCTACCTTTCAACAAGATCTTTGGAAACGCCCAGAAGGTGGAGGCGGTCGTACCCGGGTAATAGAAAACGGAGCTGTTTTTGAAAAGGGAGGGGTAAACATTTCCGCAGTACACGGAGCCCTTCCCCCGGCCATGCAGACTTATTTTAAAGTGAAAGATTGCGATTTTTTTGCTTGTGGTTTAAGCTTGGTGCTACACCCTAAAAATCCGTTTGTCCCTACTGTTCATGCTAATTGGCGTTATTTTGAAATGTATGATAAGGAAGGGGAAATATTGGACAGCTGGTTTGGTGGCGGACAAGATCTTACCCCCTATTATTTATTTGATGAAGATGCGATTCATTTTCATCGAACTTGTAAAACCGCCTGCGATAAACATGACGCTAATTTTTACCCAGAGTACAAAGAAAAATGTGATTCCTATTTTTGGAATGCCCATCGAAATGAAGCACGAGGCGTTGGCGGACTCTTTTTTGATTATTGCAAAGCTTCCGAAGCAAAAACTATGGAAGATTGGTATAACTTTGTAACCGAAGTTGGCGACAGCTTTTTAGATGGCTATGTGCCTATCGTAGAAAAGCGGAAAGATATCTCGTACACCAAAGCCCATAGAAATTGGCAGGAAATACGCAGGGGACGTTATGTCGAGTTCAATTTGGTCCATGATAAAGGCACCCTCTTCGGCCTTAAAACAAATGGGCGCATTGAGAGTATATTAATGAGCCTTCCTCCATATGTACAGTGGGTTTACGATCATCATCCGGACAAAGGAAGCGAAGAAGAAAGATTACTTAAAGTATTGGAACATCCAAAAAACTGGCTATAA
- a CDS encoding DUF4421 family protein, whose translation MAQTDTLQKNEYIKTFPNQLALKLSYVNTENRFNYFQDENSERQEFKAIPNKKDRILLGVQYRSIEANIGISPNWLRGNKTSDSIDSKIYNINAKGFYKGWIQTLTIYHQRGFNLEENGQTRDAPFLETNKVGGSTAYSFNENFSYRATIGQKEKQTKSVGSVLYKVSYDYTNFVMESSGFDHNVNSLNLGITPGYYYNYVFSKNLFLAAGADIGLGLNYNDFGDNSIFSSVFLIAGSATLGFNFDKFFGGVYTNLSTRRYKGSNFIKLNDNIRYIEFFVGYRLKAPKILNKTADKVNEKLNLPTKEQLEQ comes from the coding sequence ATGGCCCAAACCGATACGCTTCAAAAAAATGAATATATAAAAACGTTTCCCAATCAACTGGCCTTAAAACTATCTTACGTAAATACAGAGAACCGATTTAATTATTTTCAGGATGAAAACAGTGAACGGCAGGAATTCAAAGCAATTCCCAATAAAAAAGACCGTATTCTTTTAGGGGTTCAATACCGTTCTATAGAAGCCAATATCGGGATTTCCCCAAATTGGCTTCGCGGCAATAAAACTTCCGATTCTATAGATTCCAAAATCTATAATATCAATGCCAAAGGGTTTTATAAAGGATGGATACAAACCTTAACCATTTACCATCAAAGAGGATTTAACTTAGAGGAAAATGGGCAAACAAGGGATGCCCCCTTTTTAGAGACCAATAAAGTTGGAGGCTCCACAGCTTATTCTTTCAATGAAAACTTTTCTTACCGCGCAACGATCGGTCAGAAAGAAAAACAAACAAAAAGTGTGGGAAGCGTATTGTATAAAGTTTCTTATGATTACACTAATTTTGTTATGGAGTCGAGCGGTTTCGACCATAATGTCAACTCCTTGAATCTCGGGATTACCCCGGGCTATTATTACAATTATGTATTCAGTAAGAACCTTTTTCTAGCCGCGGGAGCTGATATTGGCTTGGGATTAAATTACAACGACTTTGGAGATAATTCCATTTTCTCATCCGTATTTTTAATTGCAGGCAGCGCTACTTTAGGCTTTAATTTTGATAAGTTTTTTGGTGGCGTCTATACCAATTTATCCACCCGCCGGTATAAAGGCAGTAATTTTATTAAGTTAAACGACAATATAAGATATATTGAATTTTTTGTAGGTTACCGGCTTAAAGCACCCAAAATTTTAAATAAAACAGCAGATAAGGTAAATGAAAAATTAAATTTGCCTACCAAAGAGCAGTTAGAACAATAG
- a CDS encoding DUF6973 domain-containing protein, which translates to MNIGGLLKSLSISQLFKLSLIVLSKPILFYCFTQATRRCISISTMYFGDAHNKNNVANAFRHALWNMLIIAYCLKAGKTFKNSCNWAKYITDWHEKAFKNSELAEAMDLHNNAVGRAIMKEEFQHKKLTSIEKVVILLLKEVKKAKYIERINDLKSAEKSLVFIEYI; encoded by the coding sequence ATGAATATTGGTGGCCTTTTAAAGTCGCTTTCAATTAGTCAGCTTTTCAAGTTATCACTGATTGTGTTATCAAAGCCAATACTTTTTTATTGCTTTACCCAGGCCACCCGAAGATGTATCTCCATTAGCACAATGTATTTTGGGGATGCTCACAATAAGAACAATGTTGCGAATGCATTTAGACACGCCTTATGGAATATGTTAATTATAGCATATTGCTTAAAAGCAGGTAAAACATTTAAAAATAGTTGTAACTGGGCGAAATACATAACCGATTGGCATGAAAAGGCTTTTAAAAATTCTGAATTAGCTGAAGCCATGGATTTACACAACAATGCTGTTGGCAGAGCTATTATGAAGGAAGAATTTCAGCATAAAAAGCTTACTTCAATAGAGAAGGTGGTTATCTTGCTTTTAAAGGAAGTAAAAAAGGCAAAATATATCGAAAGAATAAACGATTTAAAATCAGCTGAAAAGAGTTTGGTTTTTATTGAATATATATAA
- a CDS encoding 3'-5' exonuclease, with amino-acid sequence MLYKISLENILFLDIETVPEHPGFEDLSEETKELWTHKTQYQRKEEFTAEEFYDRAGIWAEFGKIICISVGYFTFKGENRAFRTTSFHGEEDAILREFKNLLESHFSEPYKLLCGHNAKEFDFPFIARRMIIHGIQLPSKLNLFGKKPWEIPHLDTMELWKFGDYKHFTSLKLLTNILNIPSPKDDIDGSMVYNVFYKDKDIDKIINYCEKDVVAVAQIFLRLRGDEILDPSEIKHV; translated from the coding sequence ATGCTTTATAAAATTTCTTTAGAAAACATATTGTTTTTAGATATAGAGACCGTTCCCGAACATCCAGGATTTGAGGATCTAAGCGAGGAGACAAAGGAATTGTGGACGCATAAAACCCAATACCAAAGGAAAGAAGAGTTTACGGCGGAAGAATTTTACGATCGGGCTGGGATTTGGGCAGAATTTGGCAAGATTATTTGTATTTCTGTTGGCTACTTCACTTTTAAGGGCGAAAACAGAGCTTTTAGAACCACATCTTTCCATGGAGAAGAAGATGCTATTTTAAGAGAGTTTAAAAACCTTTTGGAGTCTCACTTTAGCGAACCTTATAAACTTTTGTGCGGACATAACGCGAAGGAATTCGATTTTCCGTTTATAGCGCGTCGGATGATTATCCATGGTATACAACTCCCTTCCAAACTCAATCTTTTTGGTAAAAAACCTTGGGAAATCCCTCATTTGGACACCATGGAGCTTTGGAAATTTGGAGATTACAAACATTTTACCTCCCTTAAGCTTTTAACCAACATTTTAAATATCCCATCGCCAAAAGACGATATTGATGGCAGTATGGTTTATAACGTTTTTTATAAGGATAAAGACATTGATAAAATTATTAATTACTGCGAAAAAGACGTAGTTGCCGTGGCGCAAATTTTTCTTCGTTTGCGGGGCGACGAAATTTTGGACCCTTCAGAAATTAAACACGTTTAA
- a CDS encoding serine hydrolase domain-containing protein, with protein sequence MKIVLRLFKVLFFALALLVIAMYIFGYDYLIKAVKVTYLNGHTTAFLKDYNYFDNQLIQKGSQTQPWPKSAAYKRELSTELDELHKKYETVSFLIIKNDSLWREKYYDGYTENSKSNSFSMAKTLVVSMLQKAIQQGHIKSLEQPVADYYPEFNTNLGKNMTVGDLASMSSGLNWDEAYYSPFSITTRAYFDDDLAKIILGLEVVETPGTSFKYLSGNTQLLAMVIEKATGQSIANYLSRNFWQPMGAENIALWQLDSEENGLVKAYCCIAASARDFARFGKLYKDQGKWNGEQLLHTEFIKKATQPKFENGSMYGYGLWLLNYKNKDFFMLRGHLGQYVIVQPEDNLIITRLGKQTAKKNKDAFTEDIYQYIDETYKMLDHAL encoded by the coding sequence ATGAAAATTGTATTAAGATTGTTTAAGGTGCTTTTCTTTGCGCTTGCCCTGCTCGTAATTGCCATGTATATTTTTGGATACGATTACCTTATTAAGGCTGTAAAAGTAACCTATCTCAACGGCCATACCACTGCATTTTTAAAAGACTATAATTATTTCGACAATCAACTTATTCAAAAGGGAAGTCAAACGCAGCCATGGCCAAAATCCGCAGCTTATAAAAGAGAATTGTCTACAGAACTGGATGAACTTCATAAAAAATACGAAACTGTAAGTTTTCTAATTATTAAAAATGATAGCCTTTGGCGTGAAAAATATTATGACGGTTATACCGAAAATAGTAAAAGCAATTCCTTTTCCATGGCTAAAACCCTGGTTGTTTCCATGCTACAAAAAGCGATTCAGCAGGGACATATTAAAAGTCTAGAACAACCTGTAGCCGATTATTATCCTGAATTTAATACGAACCTCGGAAAAAATATGACGGTAGGGGATCTTGCAAGTATGTCTAGCGGACTAAATTGGGATGAGGCCTATTACAGTCCTTTTTCCATTACTACTAGAGCTTATTTTGATGACGATTTAGCCAAGATAATTTTAGGACTGGAAGTTGTAGAAACACCAGGAACCTCCTTTAAATACCTAAGCGGCAACACACAGCTCTTGGCCATGGTTATTGAAAAAGCAACCGGGCAAAGTATTGCAAATTATCTTTCCAGAAACTTTTGGCAGCCCATGGGAGCCGAAAATATTGCCCTATGGCAATTGGACAGTGAAGAGAATGGTCTAGTAAAAGCCTATTGTTGTATTGCGGCTTCTGCACGGGATTTTGCCCGATTTGGAAAACTCTACAAAGATCAAGGGAAATGGAATGGTGAACAGCTCTTACATACTGAATTTATAAAGAAAGCAACCCAACCCAAGTTTGAAAACGGATCTATGTACGGTTATGGCCTATGGCTTTTAAACTATAAAAACAAAGACTTCTTTATGCTACGTGGCCATTTAGGCCAATATGTAATTGTACAACCAGAAGACAACCTTATAATAACGCGTTTAGGAAAACAAACAGCTAAAAAAAATAAGGATGCTTTTACTGAAGACATCTACCAATATATCGACGAAACCTACAAAATGTTAGATCATGCTTTATAA